In Phycisphaerae bacterium, the DNA window CCGTGGACGAGCAGCGGATGCCCAGCTTCTTTTCCAGCTTGCCCAGACGTACGCCCGGCTGGTTCGTCTCGACGATGAAGGCGCTTAAGCGACGCTTGGGCTCGTCTGGATTGGTCACGGCGATGAGCACCATCACCCCGGCCTCCTTGCCGTTGGTGACGAATATCTTGTTGCCCTCGACGTGCCAGCCGTCGCTCTTGAGTTCCGCCCGGCACTGGGCTGCCCCGGCGTCGCTGCCGCTTCCCGGCTCGGTGAGCGAAAGGCAGCCGATCATCTCCCCCGCGGCCATCCGCGGCAGGTACTTCTTTTTCTGCTCGGCCGATCCAAACGTCATGATCGGATCGACGCAGAGCGACGTATGGGCGCTGAGCAGCACACCCGTTCCCGCGCAGGCCTTGGAGATCTCCTCCACCACCAGCGACGACGCCACGCAGCCCATGCCCGCCCCGCCGTACTCCTCGGGAATGGAAATCCCGAACAGCCCCATGCCTGCGAGCTGCTCCACCAGCTCAGGCGTCATGCTCGCGGCCTGGTCCCGCGCCTCGGCACCCTTGGCAACTTCCTTGAACGCGAAATCGCGAACCTGCTCCGCCAGCATCCGATGATCGTCGTCAAAATCAAAGTCCATGATCGCCTTCCTCAGGCCGGGTTAAGTGATCCGTCGTCCAAGACTGTCTTGCCCGTTTCTTCCTATTGCCTACTGCCTACTGCCTATTGCCAATTGCCTTTTCTCTTCCCCTCCGTGCCTATGTGCCTTCGTGCCTTCTTCCTACAACTCCAGCAAATGCCGCGCGATGATCATCCGCTGAATCTCGCTCGATCCCTCGCCAATCTCGCACAGCTTGGCGTCACGCATGTACCTCTCCACGGGCACTTCCTTGGTGTAGCCCATGCCCCCGTGAATCTGGATGGCTTCCATGCATGCCCGGGTGGCAGTCTCGGAAGATAAGAGCTTGGCCATCGACGCCATGATGTTGGCCGGGCGACCGGAATCGGACAGAATCGCCGCGCGCCGCGTCAGGAGGCGCGCCGCGTCCATCTGCATGGCCATGTCCGCCAGCTTGAATTGAATTGACTGGTGCTCGAACAGCGGCTTGCCGAATGCCTGTCGCATCTTGGAGTAGGCCAGGGACTCTTCCACGGCGCCCCGGGCGAGTCCAACGGACATCGCTGAGATCGTGATTCGCCCGCGCTCCAGAACGCGCATAGCATCCTTAAAGCCTCCGTGTAATTCGCCGCAGAGGTTCTCCTTGGGAATTCGCAGATCCTCGAGCGTCAGGCCGACCGTGTCAGATCCGCGCATGCCCAGCTTGTCTTCCTTGGGACCGATGATCAGGCCCGGCGTATCCCGTTCGACGATGAACGCGCTGATGCCCTTGGGACCGCCCTCCGGCTTGGTTCGCGCGGTAATGACGTAGACGCCCGCGTAGTGGCCGTTGGTGATCCAGTGCTTGGCCCCGTTGAGCACCCACTCATTGCCCTTGAGTTCCGCTGTGGAGGTGAGCGCCGCCGCATCACTTCCACAGCCGGGCTCGGAGAGCGCCCATGCGCCCACGTAATCACCCCGGGCCAGCGGCGGCAGGTACTTCTTTTTCTGGGCGTCATTCGCTCCGATCAGCAGGTGAGCACAGCACAATGCGTTGTGCGCGTCCAGCAGCAGCGCTGTGGCGCCGCATTGCCGCGCGATTTCCTCCATAATGACCGTGGCTTGCAGGTCACCGAATCCGCAACCCCCGAATTCCTCAGGGATAAAAATCCCCAGAAATCCTAATTCCGCCATTTTCGCAACGACCTCGCGGGGAAGGTCAGCCTCGCGGTCCCATGTGCGTGCATTCGGCGCAATGTTCTCGGCAGCGAACTTCCGGGCCATGTCACGCAGTGCAATTAGATCGTCGGAGAGGTCAAAATCCATCGGAACTTCACCTTCTTGCAAGGAATGCATGGGCACAAGCGCCCATTCTAGAACACCGCCAACGCCCGCTGGGAGCGTCCTGATCGCGGCGCTTGGGGATCTTAGCGAAGCGCGGCCGGTGGGTCACGCCCGTTCCACCGGCTGTTCCTACAAGTCTCGTGCCATGATTCTGAGACACCGAGCGGTCCGTCATTGCTGTCCAATCTGCCTGGCGATGACGATGCGCTGGACCTCGCTGGTGCCCTCATAGATCGTGGTCACGCGCGCGTCGCGATAGAGCTGTTCGACCCGGCATTCGTTGACGTACCCGGTTCCGCCATGGACCTGAACGGCCCGGTAGGCGATACGGTTAGCCGCCTCGGTAGCGTAGAGCTTGGCCATGGAGGCAGCGGTCGGGTCCAAGCGACCAGCGTCCACATCTCCGGCCGCCCGCCAGATGAGCGAACGACTTGCCTCCAGCTCGACGGCGCTGTCAGCGATCATATTGGCGACGGCCTGAAATTTTCCGATCGGCCGGCCGAACTGCTCGCGCTCTCGGGCGTACGTGACCATTTCATCCAAACACGCCTCGGCGATTCCGGCGGCCTGCGCAGCAATACCGATGCGCCCTTCATTGAGGCTGGAAAGGCAAGCGGCGAGCCCTTGACCCGGCTTGCCCACACGGTGCTCCATCGGGACGAAAACCCCGCTCAAACTGATGACCGCGGTTTCGCTTCCCCGAATACCCATCTTTCCCAGAATCTTGTCTCGCTTGACGCCATTTTCCTGGGCATCCACTACGAACGCGCAAAGAGCCTCCCTCTCCGGCACGCCCTGCACGCGAGCCAGGGTCAGTATCCAGCGGGCATGCATCCCGTTGGTGATCCACATCTTCTCGCCGTTGAGGACCCAGCCTCCTTCGGACCTGTCCGCGGTCGTGCGCACCGCGGCGGCGTCGCTGCCGGCACCGGCCTCCGAGAGGGCGAACGCCCCGAAGTGCTCCGGCCGGCCCCAGCCTTGCAGCCATTCCTCGCGTGCCGCGCCCTCGACAAACTTTGTCAGGATTTTTCCAACCATGCTGTGTACGGCAATGGTCACCGCGACCGAGGGCGACCATTTGGCGAGTTCGTAGATGATCGCGGCGTAAACCCGATACGGTACCGCCAGCCCGCCGTATTCTTCAGGAACGCACAGATTCAGCAGCCCCATTTCTCCGAGATGAGGCAGAACCTCGATGACGCTGGACTCATCCCGGTCCCATTTGCGATCCAGCGGCAGGAGCTCGTGTTGAGCGTACTCCCGGACCGCGTCGAGCAGCAGGCGATGATCTTCTTCGAGTTCAACCTCAAGCGGTATCAGCGGCATATTCTCAATCCACTCGATGGGACAACGGGTTTCGATCGCGCGGCACGCGATTGCCGTCTGGATCATGATCCGTACGGCGCCGGCAGGGAATACCAGTGGCCATCGGAACAAGCGTCGACCGGCACCCGTAGGCTGGCAATAAGGATACCAAGCGCCCGCACACAAGGTACGGATGCGGAACGGAGTATAGGCAAAGGCGGAAACCGGGGTCAACGCTGGCAGATTCCGGCGATTTGCCTCACCGGCGCAAACCGGAGTCCTGGACCCCCGGCGAAGGAAGGCGGCGAGAGGACTTGCAGAAGCCGCTGGACCGAAAAGAGGCATTCGGTCCAGCCGTGACGAACCTTATCTTCTCGAGGCGAAGTACTTGGCGCCGAATTGACGCGTCGAGTAACCTCAACAAATGTCCCGCTGATGGAAGCGGGATTCAGATCTCGCGGTCAAATCATGAGGAGAGAGGTATGAGGAGTCTCAAACAGTTCTCAGGACCGGTCATGTTTCTCGCGGTTATCATTTCGGCACTGGCTTTGATGCCTTCAGATAAGGCCATGGCCAAGAAGCCCGGAGGAGGTGGTGGAGGGGGTCCATGTGGGCAGTGTCCATGCGAGCCCGAGATTCCCTTTGCCGATGGCACTGTGTGCTGGCTGGAATCCTGCCATTTGCTCTACCCGCAGGACTGCCTTTGGGATTGCCATTACGTATGTCCACTACCTCAGCCATAGCCTGTGATGGCCGACCTCTGTTGCGATGTCAGGTCATAGAGCGTGCCTGCTTCCCCACAGGAACCGGCACGCTCCTTCTATTGGAGACCGATCAGACTTTGAATCACGTGTTCCACGTCGGGCGGGTTCCGGAAAGAAAGCTGAGCTGGCGGAACAGGTAGTGCCTTCGAGCGATCAGCTCGGTCAGGCGGACCAATGAGGCCTCGTCCATGCGTCCCGAATGACGCCACTGGATAATGTCCTCCTCGAGCTCGTGCCAGCGGCGCGTTCCGCTGAGCTTGCGCTTGCGGCGGGGGTCCAGCAGGTCCAGGATCTCGCGAACGTCGTACTCCACCTGCTTCAGATCGGCGCCGATCCGCCGGGCGCGCAACGCGGCGGTCTCGGAAATGCGACCCTCACGATCGAATTCCTCGAGCACCTCGTCGGGCGGCGCGTCGCTCATGGGCTCGGTATCACCGAAGGGCTCGTCCAGGGCGGGGCGAGTCGGCGCACCAAGGGGGTTGTTGACGGTTTCAGCCGCCTCCGACTCCAGATCCCGAGCGGATCCGATCAAATCGGCGTCGTCGTCCTCCGCCAGCTCAGAAGGTACCGCATCCGCGGCCTCACGCTGGTTCATTTCTTCGCCGGGCGGAATGGCATCTTGATCGTCGCCATTCCGCAGGTGCCTGGATTCGTCCTGCATCTGCAATCTCCCCGTCACGAATCGCGCCGAAGTGAAACCAGGGGCTAACGCTTCTCCGGTTTGAGCTGCCCCGCCTCGGGCGTGTCCAGCGCCGTCTGCATAGCGAGAATGCTGTAGGCCGTTACCAGAGCGGGATTACCCTCGTACCAGCGATCCTCTTCATTCAGCCAGCTTCCATCAGGCCGCTGGAGGGAGAAAAGCTTCTCGCAGAGCTCCGCCCGCCACGGGTGGGGAATGCCCCGCCCATCGGTAATGACTTCCTGTCCCCACGCCTGCAAGGCCCGGGCGAAGGTATGGTAGAAGTAGTACAGACCCTCATGCGCCTGCGGCTCGGGCATGTTGGGATTCTGATCGAGCGTGTAGTACCGACGGATCCAGTCAAACGCGCTGACCACGCGCGGATCGTCGCGCTTGAGATCCGCATAGAGCATGCTCTTGAACCCCGCGTAGGTCATGGAGCCGTAACTGCGCAGCCGTGGCTTGCCGTCGACCTCGACGGTACCGGCTTTGGACTCTCCGTCGGCATTCGGGGAGTAGATGAACCCACCGTCGGAACTGCCGCCGGCGAAAGACTGGTCGTTCGTCTCGCTGAGCATCTGGCAGCGGGAGATGAAGACCATCGCCTTGCGATAGGCGGGATCGTCCGGTGGCAGCCCGCTCTCGTGGAGAGCCTCGACCATGAATTGCGTGTTGGAAAGGTCCGGTCGCTTGCCGCGGCCGTAGCCCGCGCCGCCGTACCAGGCGCTGGAGCGCTCGTGTCCTTCGTCGGAGTCCCATTGAATCTTCTTGAGATAGTCTCGGGCCTTGCGGATGGCGTCCTCGTACCGCTCCCCGGCCGAGGCGAGTGCCATGATCGCGACACTTGTATTGTAATTGTTGTGACCTTCACCCTCAGGGTAAATGCCGCCGTCCGGCTGAACGAACTTCATGAGGTATTCGATCCCGCGGCGGGAGACGGCATGATGGACGCCATAGTCGTCGTCCTGGAGAAAGGACTTGAGGACGAGTGCGGTGACGCCGGGATGAGACTTCCCGAATGCTTCCCACCCGCCATCAGCCGCCTGCGTGGACGCAAGATAGGCCAGCCCGCGATCGATGGACGCCTCCACCTTGGCACGCAATGCCTGCGGAAGCGGGTCGTCCGCTCCGGATGCCGCCGTCACGGCGACAGCAAGAAGCGAAAGAAGGGAAATCGCCGCCATTCCGTTCCGGCGCAAACGTCGCATGTGCAATACTCCTGCCGTCCCGATTGCCGGACCGATTCCGATCGGGAGAAATTGACCCAGACGGTTTGCCCGGATTATACGCGGCGGCCACCGGGGAGCGAACACAAACGCCACCGGCGCTTCACGGCGCGTCGCAACGCGTAGAGTCGGATTCGGGCGCTTCGTTGCCGTCCATCGGCTGCGTGACGGTGGCTCCGGCTGTTGTGTCCGTCTTCGACTTGACGAGCACGGCATCACCGGCCGCGGCATATTTGCCGGCGGCGTCGCGGGACGTACGGACGTTGGTCAGTGCGTTGGCGCCTTTCATTGCAGCGACGGCCTTGAGTCCCTCGGTGGCTTCCTCCGGACGACGAAAGCCGTCCACGTACACGGCTTCGATCTGGCGTACGATCTCGTACCCGACAATGCCGGGCGTGCTCGACGTCGCCATGATCCTGGCCGCTTCGCTGCGGCGCTTGGCCGCAAGCTCGGGATCTGCGCTGCCGTCCGATGCGGACTTGCCGGCGTACTTCTGAAGGTTGGGATGCAGTCGGGGCGGCCGACGACCACGGATGCATTTTCGCACGGCCCGAAAGAGCCAGAGCAGGAGGCACAATCCCAGCAGAACCAGCAGTGCCTGGAGCTTCCAGCCGGAAAGATCAAACCACTGCCCGGTGTCTTCTTCCTGTCGAATCAGATCGATGGCGTCGCGGGCTTTGTCAGGCATGGGTGGCGGATTTCTTGGCGGTCGGAGGTGCGGCGCCTTCGTGGTTGCCGGCCGGGGACACTTCCGGAATCACGCGATCGGCGCGGTAGGTACGGCCGCGCCACGTGGTTGAGCTCGCACCGACGGACTTCAGTATCGCGCTGATCATCATGGCCAGACAGATGCACGCACCGGGGAAGTACAGCAGCGACCAGCCACGAGCGTGTCTTGTCACCGGATAGATCCGCGCGACAGTGAGCTGCTGAAATACGACGGCGATGGCCCAGGCAACAACCGCCCAACCCCACAAGACGCGATTTTCCGAGACGGAGGATGCAAGGCCCACGATCGCGACAAGCAGGCTGATCCAGGGGATCAGGGAATAGATGAGATGCAGTGACGCCACGCGGATGAGCCGCTTCGGCGTCTGGAAGCAGCCGTAAAAGATGCGACTCCAGCCGCGCCAGGCTTCACTGGGCGTGCTGTACATGCGCGTGCGATAAAGGTCATCGTTTTCGACGACACGGAGCTTGAGGCCGAGGCGCTTGGTCCGGCGGGCCATGCGGATGTCCTCGTTCACCTCCGTCTTGACGGCCTCGTGCCCGC includes these proteins:
- a CDS encoding acyl-CoA dehydrogenase family protein; the protein is MDFDFDDDHRMLAEQVRDFAFKEVAKGAEARDQAASMTPELVEQLAGMGLFGISIPEEYGGAGMGCVASSLVVEEISKACAGTGVLLSAHTSLCVDPIMTFGSAEQKKKYLPRMAAGEMIGCLSLTEPGSGSDAGAAQCRAELKSDGWHVEGNKIFVTNGKEAGVMVLIAVTNPDEPKRRLSAFIVETNQPGVRLGKLEKKLGIRCSSTAEFVFENCVLPKDALLGEQGRGLKVALTTLNGGRIGIAAQALGIAQACLYESVKYAQTRVQFNQPIGKFQAIQNKIADIAVGVEAARALVYRAAWLKDQKRDYAMEAAMAKLFASEMSSRSANHAVQVFGGYGYCQDYPVERFLRDAKITEIYEGTSEIHRVVIARGLE
- a CDS encoding acyl-CoA dehydrogenase family protein; the protein is MDFDLSDDLIALRDMARKFAAENIAPNARTWDREADLPREVVAKMAELGFLGIFIPEEFGGCGFGDLQATVIMEEIARQCGATALLLDAHNALCCAHLLIGANDAQKKKYLPPLARGDYVGAWALSEPGCGSDAAALTSTAELKGNEWVLNGAKHWITNGHYAGVYVITARTKPEGGPKGISAFIVERDTPGLIIGPKEDKLGMRGSDTVGLTLEDLRIPKENLCGELHGGFKDAMRVLERGRITISAMSVGLARGAVEESLAYSKMRQAFGKPLFEHQSIQFKLADMAMQMDAARLLTRRAAILSDSGRPANIMASMAKLLSSETATRACMEAIQIHGGMGYTKEVPVERYMRDAKLCEIGEGSSEIQRMIIARHLLEL
- a CDS encoding acyl-CoA dehydrogenase family protein, encoding MPLIPLEVELEEDHRLLLDAVREYAQHELLPLDRKWDRDESSVIEVLPHLGEMGLLNLCVPEEYGGLAVPYRVYAAIIYELAKWSPSVAVTIAVHSMVGKILTKFVEGAAREEWLQGWGRPEHFGAFALSEAGAGSDAAAVRTTADRSEGGWVLNGEKMWITNGMHARWILTLARVQGVPEREALCAFVVDAQENGVKRDKILGKMGIRGSETAVISLSGVFVPMEHRVGKPGQGLAACLSSLNEGRIGIAAQAAGIAEACLDEMVTYAREREQFGRPIGKFQAVANMIADSAVELEASRSLIWRAAGDVDAGRLDPTAASMAKLYATEAANRIAYRAVQVHGGTGYVNECRVEQLYRDARVTTIYEGTSEVQRIVIARQIGQQ
- a CDS encoding terpene cyclase/mutase family protein — encoded protein: MRRLRRNGMAAISLLSLLAVAVTAASGADDPLPQALRAKVEASIDRGLAYLASTQAADGGWEAFGKSHPGVTALVLKSFLQDDDYGVHHAVSRRGIEYLMKFVQPDGGIYPEGEGHNNYNTSVAIMALASAGERYEDAIRKARDYLKKIQWDSDEGHERSSAWYGGAGYGRGKRPDLSNTQFMVEALHESGLPPDDPAYRKAMVFISRCQMLSETNDQSFAGGSSDGGFIYSPNADGESKAGTVEVDGKPRLRSYGSMTYAGFKSMLYADLKRDDPRVVSAFDWIRRYYTLDQNPNMPEPQAHEGLYYFYHTFARALQAWGQEVITDGRGIPHPWRAELCEKLFSLQRPDGSWLNEEDRWYEGNPALVTAYSILAMQTALDTPEAGQLKPEKR